From the Kogia breviceps isolate mKogBre1 chromosome 10, mKogBre1 haplotype 1, whole genome shotgun sequence genome, the window CTTGACCAAGAAGTGCCTTTGGTCAGAGCAATAGAGACCATTCTGACCCTTTAGACTCCTAGGGTTAATTTTTACCTATATCCTCTCATCTGATGCTGCTTGGGTAGTGAACCCTGTAACCACCATCCCTCTGCTGGCCCCAGGGTACATGTGGAAAGACTGTACAGGTGGAAAGAAGTCCCAATCTCTTAGGCCAAAGAGCAGGGATTTGGGGAAGAGTTAAGACTTTAGGGAGGGCTTCCTGCCACTGAGGGAGCTGAGGCTGGACCAGGGTCCTCCCACCACACCTGTGGGCATGCTCCTAAGCAAGTACACTCAGGCCCACACTGGTATGCTGGGACTCTCAGATTGGACATGCCTAGCTTTGGGCTTATTTGCAATAAATGTGTGCAAACCAGACTTTCATACCACGTGCAGTGGGCCCACTCTCAGGAACAGGGGAAGGCCTGCTGCCTTCAGAGGAGGTACAAAGAGGCTCCTGAGGGACACTCTCAGGCAGGGCACACTCCTCTTTCACCCCCTGTTCAGGCACCTGGGACAGAGGTGGGCCTTGTCAGTGGCTGCGGGAGGACTAAAAGGGTGAAGGATAGCTTGGACCTTGCCAAAAATCCCTCCCACATGTCATTCCACCATCAAGCCTCTCAGAGAAAGTGTCAgatgggcccctaatccaatgcTAGTCTGGTGCAGTCCTTCCTGGGGCAGCGGCCGAAAGTGTCTCTGCCCCTCACACTCCTGCACAGGCCCGCAAGGGTTTAGAACGGTCCCCTCTGCCACCTCTTCCAAGAAGTCTTCTCTGGTTCCCGCTTGTCTAGCCCACAGACTTTTGGGGAAACGGGGTCTCGGAGGGTCAAGGGTCATTAGGGCGGGCCAGGTCCCGGAAGCGGAAGCGTGGCGCACTTCCGGTGCGCAGCAGGCGGCCATGTTGGAGCAGCGGAGGCGGCGCAGCGGCGCGTCCTGGGTCCCCGCGGCGGCGCCGGTAGGTTGGGGCTGTGGGCCTAGCCACGCCGCGGAAGGGTCGTCCGCGAGACGGCAGGGCGGATGGGCCGGGCGGCCGGCTCCTTCGGGACCAGCGCCCTCCGCCGGCCAGGCCGagacccccaacccccaccccgtGCCCAAAGACCCCACCCTGGGGCTGTGCGACCCGGTCGCGCTCCCACCGCCTGCCCCGTGCATTTCGCTTCCTCTAAGGCCCCCCGCTCCTACCGTCGGCTTGGGTCTCAGGGACGCGGACTCCAAGCCTGAGGGCCCTGAtctgcccccaccccagttcCGCTTGGATAGGGCCGCTTCCGTCCCGCATCTTTCATCAGCTTCCCCGGCCGGCCCCGGGGACACTTGTGAAGGGAAGTCAGGGGTCGGGCTGCAGTCTCTTTTCCAGAGCCTCTTGGAAAGCCCAGGAGACCCCTCCCAAGGGCCCAGGCCGACCTGAGCGGAAGAGCCCCCGATATACCCCCAATATCTGTGCCTGGAGGTAACAGGCCTCTCCTTATTGTACAGTTCACAGCCCTGGGAACTACACcccttgggaaaaaaataaaagaactaaagtCATGTGTAAGGACTGTACTTGGAGAGTGGTTTCTGGAGAGGGGAAGTGCCTGAGGAAGACACCTGAGGATCCAAGAATGTTTCCAAACAAAGAGCCCCAGGGCACTTCCTCCAGGGAATTCTGAAAACTTCTGCTCCACTAGGGGGAGGAAGAAGCTGCACAGACTCACCTCTTGGCCCCAGGGACTTGCCTGATCCCTGCTGATCTTTTAATTCTCCTGTGCATCTTCGGAGCTGTCTCTGGGACCCCTCAGTGATGGGTTAGACTAGATGTTAGTCATGATTGATGGCCTACAGCTTTCAAAGAGAAGGCTGGGAGAACTTGGGTCTTCCCAGACCCAGCTCTAAATGGGCTGTACCAAAGTCTGCTTCCAAGCCCTAGTTAGGACAGTTCAAATCTCTAGAGTCCACTTTATTAACCATCTTACTCAGAGTCATTGGCTCCCAGATCTTGGGCTCTTGGTCTGGCTGCCTGGCCCCAGGCTGCCTGATTGCCTAAAGATATGTTATTAGTACCTGCTACTCATTATCTTTTTAGTTTCTGTTGAAGGAGAGTCTGGCTTTTTCCCTGGGGTTGGTCTCCATGGCTCTAGTGCTAGGAATTGGACCTCTGAGTGGACTGTCTGGGAACTCTGAAAGCAGAacttctggtgggcagggaggTCCACCCCTGGGCACCTGAACAGCAGCACCTGTAGGAACAGAGATGGTCATGGACTTTGGATGTAAGTCTGGGCCCTTTGGCCAGCATTCAAGGAACATTCAAAGCTTGTATTGCCCTGCTGTCCCCTGTTTTTCCAGCTAGACCTCCCAGCCCTGACCACACATTCCAGTCACACCAAGTTTGCCTTACTCCTTCTCACTTTGGAGCCATTGCGTTGGCTGTTGCCCTTTTTGCTCCATCTCCATCTGGTCCTTCCCTATTCATCATTCATGTCCCACGTGAGTATTCCTCCCCCGGGAATCCTTCCCTTACTCATTGGCAAACTGAGCTGTGTGCCACTGTGCATTCCCAAGAACCTTGAGGGTATCTCTGTTTTGCCTTCTGTACAGGGCTCCTGGAAGACAGAGATATTTGCCTGTATTCCCAGTGTTGAGTCTACTACTAGGAATTTGGCCAAGCCCAAATCTTTCCAGGGGCCCATCAGCAGGTTGGATGGCTCTGATGAGCTTACGGGCATGTATCCTGAAGAAGCTGCCTCTGACCCATATGAGTCCCCCACCTCTACCCCCCCCATTCTCCACCATGATAGGTGGAGAAGACCAGGGTTTTGCCCCAAGGAGTGGCTTACTCTGGCCAGGCCCCTCTGTGTCAATAGATGTTATTGTGAAGAATGCTGGCCCTGATTGACCTATCTACCGGTCCTGGCCCCTATCTCGGTGCCATTCTTATTGACTCTTTTCCTCTTGCCTTGGAGGTGCCAAGCGCTGGTTTGCGGATACCCAGGCAGATCTGCAGTGCCTAATGCCATGAGCGTGGTGGTGCAGCATGTGGAGGAGAAAGCTGTGCACTCCTGGTCGCGGATCTCCACGGCAGGCAAGAAGGCCCTGGAGGAAGCGCTGCTTGTCTTTAACCCCATGAGCCAGGATCTCAGTGCCACTGAGGCCCAGCTTGTGGCTTTCCTGCAGGGCCTGCGGGATGATGGCTTCCAACCTACCATCCTGCGCAGCGGTGATGTCTATGGCTATAGTTCGTGCACAGCCAACCCCCCAAGCCAGACAAAGCTTCAAGCTCGTGCCCCCACCCCAGCTGCCACATCACCTCCAGCCAGTGCTCCCCGAACTGCCATGCGGCTGCCTGCAGGCCGGGCCACGCTGCTCCCCATGCCACTGTCTGGCAGGCTGGCCAAAGCATCCACACCAGCCCTCGCCAAGCATGCTACCACCAACCTGCTACTGAGCTCCCTGAAGCAGTCAAGTGCCAGCCGTGCCCGTGGTGCAGCAGTGGGCTTTCCCACCCACCTTTATCCAGGTGTCTACCCTGCCATGCGGCTCTCTGTTGTCCTTGAGGCCCTGGTTCCACTCAAGACTCCCATGCCATGCTTGGGTGCCAAGCACAAGGCACAGTCACTGCAGCTCTCACTTGCAGACTCTCCCCTGAAGCTGCGGAAGGGTCCAGGGAAGAGGCTGGAGAATTCCCAGCCCAAAGCTCCCAGAAAAGCCACAAGCAAGGGCCCCAAATGTCTGACTCGAAGAGGCCCCAGGGCTGGACCCCGACAAGGCACTGGGCCCCAGAGCAAGACCTACAAAGCCTCTGGTTCCCTCAGTGGCCCACGAATGAAAGGTGGCTGTGCTCTGGGCACCAAAACAGCCCAGGCCAAAGCTACCCGTGCCCAGGGCAAGGTGGCTCGAACACAAGCCAAAGCTGCCAAGGCCCGGGCAAAAGCCAAGGCAGCACGGATCAAGGCCAAGGCCAAGGCAGTGCGGGCCAAGGCCAAAGCCAAGGCAGTGCGGGCCAGGGCCAAGGCCAAGGCAGTGCGGTCCAGGGCCAAGGCCAAGGCAGTGCGGGCCAGGGCCAAGGTCAAGGCAGTGCGGGTTAAGGCCAAGGTGGCTCGGacccagcccagggccagggGCAGGCCAAAAAGGTCTGTTAAAGCCAGGACTGCAAGGAGGGGCCGGAAAAACTGCCCTGAGACTGTgggacagaagaggaaaaggact encodes:
- the CCDC71 gene encoding coiled-coil domain-containing protein 71 isoform X2, with amino-acid sequence MSVVVQHVEEKAVHSWSRISTAGKKALEEALLVFNPMSQDLSATEAQLVAFLQGLRDDGFQPTILRSGDVYGYSSCTANPPSQTKLQARAPTPAATSPPASAPRTAMRLPAGRATLLPMPLSGRLAKASTPALAKHATTNLLLSSLKQSSASRARGAAVGFPTHLYPGVYPAMRLSVVLEALVPLKTPMPCLGAKHKAQSLQLSLADSPLKLRKGPGKRLENSQPKAPRKATSKGPKCLTRRGPRAGPRQGTGPQSKTYKASGSLSGPRMKGGCALGTKTAQAKATRAQGKVARTQAKAAKARAKAKAARIKAKAKAVRAKAKAKAVRARAKAKAVRSRAKAKAVRARAKVKAVRVKAKVARTQPRARGRPKRSVKARTARRGRKNCPETVGQKRKRTEEAKDLPPQKRTRLGPQSSKVWLGPGTAKLLKFRAIKVDRQSSDDEVRQQAQRILRVNLSPVIRLQPLLPYSTP
- the CCDC71 gene encoding coiled-coil domain-containing protein 71 isoform X1 codes for the protein MCQALVCGYPGRSAVPNAMSVVVQHVEEKAVHSWSRISTAGKKALEEALLVFNPMSQDLSATEAQLVAFLQGLRDDGFQPTILRSGDVYGYSSCTANPPSQTKLQARAPTPAATSPPASAPRTAMRLPAGRATLLPMPLSGRLAKASTPALAKHATTNLLLSSLKQSSASRARGAAVGFPTHLYPGVYPAMRLSVVLEALVPLKTPMPCLGAKHKAQSLQLSLADSPLKLRKGPGKRLENSQPKAPRKATSKGPKCLTRRGPRAGPRQGTGPQSKTYKASGSLSGPRMKGGCALGTKTAQAKATRAQGKVARTQAKAAKARAKAKAARIKAKAKAVRAKAKAKAVRARAKAKAVRSRAKAKAVRARAKVKAVRVKAKVARTQPRARGRPKRSVKARTARRGRKNCPETVGQKRKRTEEAKDLPPQKRTRLGPQSSKVWLGPGTAKLLKFRAIKVDRQSSDDEVRQQAQRILRVNLSPVIRLQPLLPYSTP